A stretch of Ipomoea triloba cultivar NCNSP0323 chromosome 11, ASM357664v1 DNA encodes these proteins:
- the LOC115996840 gene encoding protein CHROMATIN REMODELING 35-like isoform X1: MIMGASGSEGFGSIYPTPIAARFPAVDSFPNRRKRLKTNEAPINQIPSLCWREELEERLLKRSSGILDYSDPYSMSNLWGSLECGKYGSVTKEIEELMAQSRRCIDSCYARDPTLPYKFLELEKNHTTEYKGDQSATAVIDLEDEHVARNVPVARFVPPAQLVPSAGPLLILDSDDEDNKKPNCTLQGVLSINTVGGSYLKDHLLQDSPGTKTPKGSANLAFQTEKIKDKGVYVGVEDDSETEDGNDANFDGLDDIWNEMSFAIECSKDVTVDASSNKDKAEDEDEECEHSFILKEDIGYVCRICGVIKKSIESIIDYQYSKSAKNARTYRYEGRTTKDSGPSENLFEPNKPSHEFELAEISAHPRHKKQMKPHQVEGFNFLLNNLVTDNPGGCIMAHAPGSGKTFMIISFLQSFMAKYPFARPLVVLPRGILGTWKKEFLRWQVEDIPLYDFYSVKADNRAQQLEVLKQWAGERSVLFLGYKQFSVIVCDNEASRAAVACQEILLKVPSILILDEGHTPRNQDTDVLTSLEKVQTPRKVVLSGTLYQNHVKEVFNILNLVRPKFLKLEDSKAIKRRILSRAEISSKRNLIKKGSDNEFFELVEHTLLKDENVTRKATVIQDLREMTRKVLHYYKGDFLEELPGLVDFTVILKLHPKQKIEVAGLKNLRRKFKISAEGSALYVHPQLKSLSKTSVKERIDEEKIDMIVDNLELREGVKAKFFLNLLALCESHKEKLLVFSQYLLPLKFLERLTIKFKGYCLGKEIFMITGDSDNEVRESSMERFNTSADARVFFGSIKACGEGISLVGASRIIILDVHLNPSVTRQAIGRAFRPGQEKKVYTYRLVASSTPEEEDHTTCFRKESIAKMWFEWNQYYGLDDYEMEKMDPKQCGDEFLETARFSDDIVGLYKR, encoded by the exons A TGATCATGGGAGCTTCAGGTTCGGAAGGCTTCGGGAGCATTTATCCTACCCCAATTGCAGCAAGGTTTCCGGCCGTGG ATTCTTTTCCCAATCGAAGGAAAAGGTTGAAAACCAATGAAGCTCCAATTAACCAAATACCTTCTTTATGTTGGCGCGAAGAACTTGAAGAGAGACTCCTAAAACGCTCTTCAGGAATTTTGGACTATTCTGATCCCTATTCTATGTCCAATTTATGGGGAAGTTTGGAATGTGGAAAGTATGGGAGCGTGACAAAAGAAATTGAGGAGCTTATGGCTCAAAGCAGACGCTGCATAGATTCATGCTATGCAAGGGATCCTACACTTCCCTATAAATTCCTAGAGTTGGAAAAGAACCACACCACAGAGTATAAGGGAGACCAGTCTGCAACTGCTGTAATTGATTTGGAGGATGAGCATGTTGCAAGAAATGTTCCAGTTGCTCGCTTTGTTCCTCCTGCACAGCTTGTCCCATCAGCTGGCCCTCTTCTTATCCTtgattcagatgatgaagacaACAAAAAGCCTAATTGTACATTGCAGGGAGTCCTCTCCATTAATACTGTCGGAGGCTCTTATTTGAAAGATCATTTG TTGCAGGATTCACCTGGAACCAAAACACCTAAAGGAAGTGCAAATCTTGCTTTTCAAActgaaaaaattaaagacaaaggtGTGTATGTTGGTGTGGAGGATGATTCAGAAACAGAAGATGGAAATGATGCTAATTTTGATGGCTTGGATGATATATGGAATGAGATGTCATTTGCTATAGAATGCTCTAAG GATGTTACTGTGGATGCTTCTTCTAACAAGGACAAAgctgaagatgaagatgaagagtgTGAGCATTCTTTCATCTTAAAAGAGGATATTGGCTATGTATGTCGTATTTGTGGAGTTATAAAGAAAAGCATCGAAAGCATCATCGACTACCAGTATTCAAAG AGTGCTAAGAATGCAAGAACATATCGATACGAAGGTCGAACAACCAAGGATTCAGGGCCAAGTGAAAATCTTTTTGAGCCCAACAAACCGTCGCATGAATTTGAATTAGCTGAAATTTCTGCTCATCCAAGGCACAAAAAGCAGATGAAACCCCACCAAGTTGAGGGATTCAATTTTTTGCTAAACAACTTGGTGACGGATAACCCAGGGGGGTGTATAATGGCCCATGCTCCTGGATCAGGGAAGACCTTTATGATCATAAGCTTCCTGCAAAGTTTCATGGCTAAGTATCCATTTGCTAGGCCTTTGGTTGTGCTACCAAGAGGAATCCTGGGCACATGGAAGAAAGAATTTCTTAGGTGGCAAGTGGAAGATATTCCTCTTTATGATTTTTACTCTGTAAAAGCAGATAATCGAGCCCAACAATTAGAAGTTCTAAAGCAATGGGCTGGAGAAAGGAGTGTTCTGTTTCTAGGCTACAAACAGTTCTCAGTAATAGTGTGTGACAATGAAGCAAGTAGAGCTGCTGTTGCTTGCCAGGAGATTTTGTTGAAAGTCCCGTCAATTCTCATTTTGGATGAGGGTCATACGCCAAGGAACCAGGATACtgatgttttgacttcattggAAAAGGTGCAGACACCTCGTAAGGTTGTGCTGTCTGGCACTCTTTACCAAAATCATGTTAAAGAGGTGTTTAATATTTTGAACCTTGTTCGTCCAAAGTTTCTGAAGTTGGAAGATTCTAAAGCAATCAAGAGACGGATATTGAGCAGAGCAGAAATTTCAAGCAAAAGGAACCTAATAAAGAAAGGCTCAGATAATGAATTCTTCGAGTTAGTGGAGCACACACTCCTGAAAGATGAGAATGTAACGAGGAAGGCTACAGTTATACAAGATCTGAGGGAGATGACAAGAAAAGTTCTTCATTATTACAAGGGAGACTTTCTGGAAGAACTTCCAGGACTCGTGGATTTCACAGTCATCCTAAAGCTTCATCCGAAACAGAAAATTGAAGTTGCTGGGTTAAAGAACTTGCgaagaaaattcaaaataagtgCTGAAGGAAGTGCATTATATGTGCACCCACAGTTGAAGAGTCTCTCAAAAACCTCTGTTAAAGAAAGGATTGATGAAGAGAAAATTGATATGATTGTGGATAATTTGGAGTTACGAGAGGGAGTGAAAGCTAAGTTCTTTTTAAATCTTCTGGCATTGTGCGAATCACACAAGGAAAAACTCCTTGTATTTAGTCAGTACCTATTGCCTTTGAAGTTCCTGGAGAGATTGACCATAAAGTTTAAGGGTTATTGTCTTGGAAAGGAAATTTTCATGATTACGGGAGATTCAGATAATGAAGTGAGGGAATCTTCAATGGAGCGGTTCAACACATCAGCAGATGCACGTGTTTTCTTCGGTTCCATCAAAGCCTGTGGTGAGGGAATATCACTTGTGGGGGCATCCCGTATTATCATATTGGATGTACACTTGAACCCTTCGGTAACTCGCCAGGCAATAGGACGTGCATTCCGGCCTGGTCAGGAGAAGAAAGTATACACCTATAGATTGGTGGCATCTAGTACACCAGAAGAGGAAGACCATACAACCTGTTTCAGAAAGGAATCTATAGCAAAGATGTGGTTCGAGTGGAACCAATACTATGGTCTTGACGATTATGAAATGGAGAAGATGGATCCAAAGCAATGTGGTGATGAATTTCTGGAAACAGCACGGTTTTCTGATGACATCGTTGGTCTCTACAAAAG ATAA
- the LOC115996840 gene encoding protein CHROMATIN REMODELING 35-like isoform X2, with protein sequence MGASGSEGFGSIYPTPIAARFPAVDSFPNRRKRLKTNEAPINQIPSLCWREELEERLLKRSSGILDYSDPYSMSNLWGSLECGKYGSVTKEIEELMAQSRRCIDSCYARDPTLPYKFLELEKNHTTEYKGDQSATAVIDLEDEHVARNVPVARFVPPAQLVPSAGPLLILDSDDEDNKKPNCTLQGVLSINTVGGSYLKDHLLQDSPGTKTPKGSANLAFQTEKIKDKGVYVGVEDDSETEDGNDANFDGLDDIWNEMSFAIECSKDVTVDASSNKDKAEDEDEECEHSFILKEDIGYVCRICGVIKKSIESIIDYQYSKSAKNARTYRYEGRTTKDSGPSENLFEPNKPSHEFELAEISAHPRHKKQMKPHQVEGFNFLLNNLVTDNPGGCIMAHAPGSGKTFMIISFLQSFMAKYPFARPLVVLPRGILGTWKKEFLRWQVEDIPLYDFYSVKADNRAQQLEVLKQWAGERSVLFLGYKQFSVIVCDNEASRAAVACQEILLKVPSILILDEGHTPRNQDTDVLTSLEKVQTPRKVVLSGTLYQNHVKEVFNILNLVRPKFLKLEDSKAIKRRILSRAEISSKRNLIKKGSDNEFFELVEHTLLKDENVTRKATVIQDLREMTRKVLHYYKGDFLEELPGLVDFTVILKLHPKQKIEVAGLKNLRRKFKISAEGSALYVHPQLKSLSKTSVKERIDEEKIDMIVDNLELREGVKAKFFLNLLALCESHKEKLLVFSQYLLPLKFLERLTIKFKGYCLGKEIFMITGDSDNEVRESSMERFNTSADARVFFGSIKACGEGISLVGASRIIILDVHLNPSVTRQAIGRAFRPGQEKKVYTYRLVASSTPEEEDHTTCFRKESIAKMWFEWNQYYGLDDYEMEKMDPKQCGDEFLETARFSDDIVGLYKR encoded by the exons ATGGGAGCTTCAGGTTCGGAAGGCTTCGGGAGCATTTATCCTACCCCAATTGCAGCAAGGTTTCCGGCCGTGG ATTCTTTTCCCAATCGAAGGAAAAGGTTGAAAACCAATGAAGCTCCAATTAACCAAATACCTTCTTTATGTTGGCGCGAAGAACTTGAAGAGAGACTCCTAAAACGCTCTTCAGGAATTTTGGACTATTCTGATCCCTATTCTATGTCCAATTTATGGGGAAGTTTGGAATGTGGAAAGTATGGGAGCGTGACAAAAGAAATTGAGGAGCTTATGGCTCAAAGCAGACGCTGCATAGATTCATGCTATGCAAGGGATCCTACACTTCCCTATAAATTCCTAGAGTTGGAAAAGAACCACACCACAGAGTATAAGGGAGACCAGTCTGCAACTGCTGTAATTGATTTGGAGGATGAGCATGTTGCAAGAAATGTTCCAGTTGCTCGCTTTGTTCCTCCTGCACAGCTTGTCCCATCAGCTGGCCCTCTTCTTATCCTtgattcagatgatgaagacaACAAAAAGCCTAATTGTACATTGCAGGGAGTCCTCTCCATTAATACTGTCGGAGGCTCTTATTTGAAAGATCATTTG TTGCAGGATTCACCTGGAACCAAAACACCTAAAGGAAGTGCAAATCTTGCTTTTCAAActgaaaaaattaaagacaaaggtGTGTATGTTGGTGTGGAGGATGATTCAGAAACAGAAGATGGAAATGATGCTAATTTTGATGGCTTGGATGATATATGGAATGAGATGTCATTTGCTATAGAATGCTCTAAG GATGTTACTGTGGATGCTTCTTCTAACAAGGACAAAgctgaagatgaagatgaagagtgTGAGCATTCTTTCATCTTAAAAGAGGATATTGGCTATGTATGTCGTATTTGTGGAGTTATAAAGAAAAGCATCGAAAGCATCATCGACTACCAGTATTCAAAG AGTGCTAAGAATGCAAGAACATATCGATACGAAGGTCGAACAACCAAGGATTCAGGGCCAAGTGAAAATCTTTTTGAGCCCAACAAACCGTCGCATGAATTTGAATTAGCTGAAATTTCTGCTCATCCAAGGCACAAAAAGCAGATGAAACCCCACCAAGTTGAGGGATTCAATTTTTTGCTAAACAACTTGGTGACGGATAACCCAGGGGGGTGTATAATGGCCCATGCTCCTGGATCAGGGAAGACCTTTATGATCATAAGCTTCCTGCAAAGTTTCATGGCTAAGTATCCATTTGCTAGGCCTTTGGTTGTGCTACCAAGAGGAATCCTGGGCACATGGAAGAAAGAATTTCTTAGGTGGCAAGTGGAAGATATTCCTCTTTATGATTTTTACTCTGTAAAAGCAGATAATCGAGCCCAACAATTAGAAGTTCTAAAGCAATGGGCTGGAGAAAGGAGTGTTCTGTTTCTAGGCTACAAACAGTTCTCAGTAATAGTGTGTGACAATGAAGCAAGTAGAGCTGCTGTTGCTTGCCAGGAGATTTTGTTGAAAGTCCCGTCAATTCTCATTTTGGATGAGGGTCATACGCCAAGGAACCAGGATACtgatgttttgacttcattggAAAAGGTGCAGACACCTCGTAAGGTTGTGCTGTCTGGCACTCTTTACCAAAATCATGTTAAAGAGGTGTTTAATATTTTGAACCTTGTTCGTCCAAAGTTTCTGAAGTTGGAAGATTCTAAAGCAATCAAGAGACGGATATTGAGCAGAGCAGAAATTTCAAGCAAAAGGAACCTAATAAAGAAAGGCTCAGATAATGAATTCTTCGAGTTAGTGGAGCACACACTCCTGAAAGATGAGAATGTAACGAGGAAGGCTACAGTTATACAAGATCTGAGGGAGATGACAAGAAAAGTTCTTCATTATTACAAGGGAGACTTTCTGGAAGAACTTCCAGGACTCGTGGATTTCACAGTCATCCTAAAGCTTCATCCGAAACAGAAAATTGAAGTTGCTGGGTTAAAGAACTTGCgaagaaaattcaaaataagtgCTGAAGGAAGTGCATTATATGTGCACCCACAGTTGAAGAGTCTCTCAAAAACCTCTGTTAAAGAAAGGATTGATGAAGAGAAAATTGATATGATTGTGGATAATTTGGAGTTACGAGAGGGAGTGAAAGCTAAGTTCTTTTTAAATCTTCTGGCATTGTGCGAATCACACAAGGAAAAACTCCTTGTATTTAGTCAGTACCTATTGCCTTTGAAGTTCCTGGAGAGATTGACCATAAAGTTTAAGGGTTATTGTCTTGGAAAGGAAATTTTCATGATTACGGGAGATTCAGATAATGAAGTGAGGGAATCTTCAATGGAGCGGTTCAACACATCAGCAGATGCACGTGTTTTCTTCGGTTCCATCAAAGCCTGTGGTGAGGGAATATCACTTGTGGGGGCATCCCGTATTATCATATTGGATGTACACTTGAACCCTTCGGTAACTCGCCAGGCAATAGGACGTGCATTCCGGCCTGGTCAGGAGAAGAAAGTATACACCTATAGATTGGTGGCATCTAGTACACCAGAAGAGGAAGACCATACAACCTGTTTCAGAAAGGAATCTATAGCAAAGATGTGGTTCGAGTGGAACCAATACTATGGTCTTGACGATTATGAAATGGAGAAGATGGATCCAAAGCAATGTGGTGATGAATTTCTGGAAACAGCACGGTTTTCTGATGACATCGTTGGTCTCTACAAAAG ATAA
- the LOC115996840 gene encoding protein CHROMATIN REMODELING 35-like isoform X3, protein MIMGASGSEGFGSIYPTPIAARFPAVDSFPNRRKRLKTNEAPINQIPSLCWREELEERLLKRSSGILDYSDPYSMSNLWGSLECGKYGSVTKEIEELMAQSRRCIDSCYARDPTLPYKFLELEKNHTTEYKGDQSATAVIDLEDEHVARNVPVARFVPPAQLVPSAGPLLILDSDDEDNKKPNCTLQGVLSINTVGGSYLKDHLDSPGTKTPKGSANLAFQTEKIKDKGVYVGVEDDSETEDGNDANFDGLDDIWNEMSFAIECSKDVTVDASSNKDKAEDEDEECEHSFILKEDIGYVCRICGVIKKSIESIIDYQYSKSAKNARTYRYEGRTTKDSGPSENLFEPNKPSHEFELAEISAHPRHKKQMKPHQVEGFNFLLNNLVTDNPGGCIMAHAPGSGKTFMIISFLQSFMAKYPFARPLVVLPRGILGTWKKEFLRWQVEDIPLYDFYSVKADNRAQQLEVLKQWAGERSVLFLGYKQFSVIVCDNEASRAAVACQEILLKVPSILILDEGHTPRNQDTDVLTSLEKVQTPRKVVLSGTLYQNHVKEVFNILNLVRPKFLKLEDSKAIKRRILSRAEISSKRNLIKKGSDNEFFELVEHTLLKDENVTRKATVIQDLREMTRKVLHYYKGDFLEELPGLVDFTVILKLHPKQKIEVAGLKNLRRKFKISAEGSALYVHPQLKSLSKTSVKERIDEEKIDMIVDNLELREGVKAKFFLNLLALCESHKEKLLVFSQYLLPLKFLERLTIKFKGYCLGKEIFMITGDSDNEVRESSMERFNTSADARVFFGSIKACGEGISLVGASRIIILDVHLNPSVTRQAIGRAFRPGQEKKVYTYRLVASSTPEEEDHTTCFRKESIAKMWFEWNQYYGLDDYEMEKMDPKQCGDEFLETARFSDDIVGLYKR, encoded by the exons A TGATCATGGGAGCTTCAGGTTCGGAAGGCTTCGGGAGCATTTATCCTACCCCAATTGCAGCAAGGTTTCCGGCCGTGG ATTCTTTTCCCAATCGAAGGAAAAGGTTGAAAACCAATGAAGCTCCAATTAACCAAATACCTTCTTTATGTTGGCGCGAAGAACTTGAAGAGAGACTCCTAAAACGCTCTTCAGGAATTTTGGACTATTCTGATCCCTATTCTATGTCCAATTTATGGGGAAGTTTGGAATGTGGAAAGTATGGGAGCGTGACAAAAGAAATTGAGGAGCTTATGGCTCAAAGCAGACGCTGCATAGATTCATGCTATGCAAGGGATCCTACACTTCCCTATAAATTCCTAGAGTTGGAAAAGAACCACACCACAGAGTATAAGGGAGACCAGTCTGCAACTGCTGTAATTGATTTGGAGGATGAGCATGTTGCAAGAAATGTTCCAGTTGCTCGCTTTGTTCCTCCTGCACAGCTTGTCCCATCAGCTGGCCCTCTTCTTATCCTtgattcagatgatgaagacaACAAAAAGCCTAATTGTACATTGCAGGGAGTCCTCTCCATTAATACTGTCGGAGGCTCTTATTTGAAAGATCATTTG GATTCACCTGGAACCAAAACACCTAAAGGAAGTGCAAATCTTGCTTTTCAAActgaaaaaattaaagacaaaggtGTGTATGTTGGTGTGGAGGATGATTCAGAAACAGAAGATGGAAATGATGCTAATTTTGATGGCTTGGATGATATATGGAATGAGATGTCATTTGCTATAGAATGCTCTAAG GATGTTACTGTGGATGCTTCTTCTAACAAGGACAAAgctgaagatgaagatgaagagtgTGAGCATTCTTTCATCTTAAAAGAGGATATTGGCTATGTATGTCGTATTTGTGGAGTTATAAAGAAAAGCATCGAAAGCATCATCGACTACCAGTATTCAAAG AGTGCTAAGAATGCAAGAACATATCGATACGAAGGTCGAACAACCAAGGATTCAGGGCCAAGTGAAAATCTTTTTGAGCCCAACAAACCGTCGCATGAATTTGAATTAGCTGAAATTTCTGCTCATCCAAGGCACAAAAAGCAGATGAAACCCCACCAAGTTGAGGGATTCAATTTTTTGCTAAACAACTTGGTGACGGATAACCCAGGGGGGTGTATAATGGCCCATGCTCCTGGATCAGGGAAGACCTTTATGATCATAAGCTTCCTGCAAAGTTTCATGGCTAAGTATCCATTTGCTAGGCCTTTGGTTGTGCTACCAAGAGGAATCCTGGGCACATGGAAGAAAGAATTTCTTAGGTGGCAAGTGGAAGATATTCCTCTTTATGATTTTTACTCTGTAAAAGCAGATAATCGAGCCCAACAATTAGAAGTTCTAAAGCAATGGGCTGGAGAAAGGAGTGTTCTGTTTCTAGGCTACAAACAGTTCTCAGTAATAGTGTGTGACAATGAAGCAAGTAGAGCTGCTGTTGCTTGCCAGGAGATTTTGTTGAAAGTCCCGTCAATTCTCATTTTGGATGAGGGTCATACGCCAAGGAACCAGGATACtgatgttttgacttcattggAAAAGGTGCAGACACCTCGTAAGGTTGTGCTGTCTGGCACTCTTTACCAAAATCATGTTAAAGAGGTGTTTAATATTTTGAACCTTGTTCGTCCAAAGTTTCTGAAGTTGGAAGATTCTAAAGCAATCAAGAGACGGATATTGAGCAGAGCAGAAATTTCAAGCAAAAGGAACCTAATAAAGAAAGGCTCAGATAATGAATTCTTCGAGTTAGTGGAGCACACACTCCTGAAAGATGAGAATGTAACGAGGAAGGCTACAGTTATACAAGATCTGAGGGAGATGACAAGAAAAGTTCTTCATTATTACAAGGGAGACTTTCTGGAAGAACTTCCAGGACTCGTGGATTTCACAGTCATCCTAAAGCTTCATCCGAAACAGAAAATTGAAGTTGCTGGGTTAAAGAACTTGCgaagaaaattcaaaataagtgCTGAAGGAAGTGCATTATATGTGCACCCACAGTTGAAGAGTCTCTCAAAAACCTCTGTTAAAGAAAGGATTGATGAAGAGAAAATTGATATGATTGTGGATAATTTGGAGTTACGAGAGGGAGTGAAAGCTAAGTTCTTTTTAAATCTTCTGGCATTGTGCGAATCACACAAGGAAAAACTCCTTGTATTTAGTCAGTACCTATTGCCTTTGAAGTTCCTGGAGAGATTGACCATAAAGTTTAAGGGTTATTGTCTTGGAAAGGAAATTTTCATGATTACGGGAGATTCAGATAATGAAGTGAGGGAATCTTCAATGGAGCGGTTCAACACATCAGCAGATGCACGTGTTTTCTTCGGTTCCATCAAAGCCTGTGGTGAGGGAATATCACTTGTGGGGGCATCCCGTATTATCATATTGGATGTACACTTGAACCCTTCGGTAACTCGCCAGGCAATAGGACGTGCATTCCGGCCTGGTCAGGAGAAGAAAGTATACACCTATAGATTGGTGGCATCTAGTACACCAGAAGAGGAAGACCATACAACCTGTTTCAGAAAGGAATCTATAGCAAAGATGTGGTTCGAGTGGAACCAATACTATGGTCTTGACGATTATGAAATGGAGAAGATGGATCCAAAGCAATGTGGTGATGAATTTCTGGAAACAGCACGGTTTTCTGATGACATCGTTGGTCTCTACAAAAG ATAA